From one Acidobacteriota bacterium genomic stretch:
- a CDS encoding PIG-L family deacetylase — protein MHHRLALTVALLFFLGTFATSCRTASPSLDVARTDPPTETPSCKNDRLTSYPALLVFAPHPDDEVLGFAGLIDAYLQQGKPVKIVVTTDGDAYCVACRFWKTSSFESTMCSERDLRNFETPEIDSFAEIRRSESTAASALFGLPAPMFLGYPDTGLGAAWRNIRSNALDRPLRRSDFSNCADCESPCGYGGGSETALTAKTLLDSLRREIETAPEGALLATTHWLDGHGDHAGLGSIVRKLNDELAPAGQHPMVFAVIHAHTPKTTDHPDCWYPAPAAPECPCMDEHRALADPGRVARLASHRFRPESPGALPDDAHYGSELQFCLPERLYRGEDALKRRAVLMFASQLGHLARDGSHPEGLEGIVDCNGYLLAFIRSTEPFVLVDPRAGR, from the coding sequence ATGCATCACAGACTGGCACTCACCGTTGCGCTCCTCTTCTTTCTCGGGACGTTCGCCACCTCCTGCCGGACCGCCTCCCCCTCGCTCGACGTCGCTCGGACGGATCCGCCGACTGAGACCCCGAGCTGCAAAAACGACAGACTCACCTCATATCCCGCGCTTCTCGTTTTCGCGCCGCATCCCGATGATGAGGTTCTCGGATTCGCCGGTCTCATCGACGCCTACCTTCAGCAGGGAAAGCCGGTGAAGATCGTCGTCACCACCGACGGCGATGCGTACTGCGTCGCGTGCCGCTTCTGGAAGACGAGCTCGTTCGAGAGCACGATGTGCAGCGAAAGGGACCTGAGGAACTTCGAAACGCCGGAGATCGACAGCTTCGCCGAGATCCGCCGGTCCGAGAGCACCGCGGCCTCGGCGCTGTTCGGATTGCCGGCGCCGATGTTTCTCGGCTATCCGGACACCGGACTCGGCGCCGCGTGGCGGAACATTCGATCGAACGCGCTCGATCGTCCGCTGCGGCGAAGCGATTTCTCGAACTGTGCCGACTGTGAATCCCCCTGCGGCTACGGCGGCGGAAGCGAGACCGCTCTCACCGCGAAGACGCTGCTCGACTCGCTTCGCCGGGAGATCGAAACGGCTCCCGAAGGAGCTCTGCTCGCGACCACGCACTGGCTCGACGGGCACGGTGATCATGCGGGGCTCGGAAGCATCGTCCGGAAGCTCAACGACGAGCTCGCTCCCGCCGGGCAGCACCCGATGGTCTTCGCCGTCATCCATGCCCACACTCCGAAGACGACGGATCATCCCGACTGCTGGTATCCGGCACCGGCGGCGCCGGAGTGTCCATGCATGGACGAGCATCGTGCACTCGCCGATCCCGGCCGGGTAGCGCGGCTCGCGAGCCACAGGTTCCGGCCCGAATCACCCGGCGCGCTGCCGGACGACGCGCATTACGGCAGCGAGCTTCAGTTCTGCCTCCCCGAGCGGCTCTACCGCGGCGAGGACGCCCTGAAGCGCCGCGCAGTGCTGATGTTCGCGTCGCAGCTCGGCCATCTCGCCCGGGACGGCTCGCATCCGGAGGGGCTCGAAGGGATCGTCGACTGCAACGGATATCTGCTGGCCTTCATCCGAAGCACCGAGCCATTCGTGCTCGTCGATCCGCGCGCCGGGCGGTGA
- a CDS encoding sodium:solute symporter, giving the protein MVPFVTLDWIWTALFIALMIVCGVIFYRLGKRSESDFFLAGRGLPWWLPATSVYATHTATDTPMWIGGTIYRWGMRGIWYPFFSAWCAVSPFVSTRIFRRSLAMSQAEWQSLRYSGLGSHLLRGWLAGWQTFMNMFVVAWVSAAMGKVCTYLFGWPSWLGIVFFTTICAIYVLAAGYWGVVMADFQQGLISFAVITLVSLWGIAEAGGPTAIVDRLATLGEGWRTNPFHFDAFWGLDPAQFYALDLITLLFMALLGGLGMGNFIDWYPEAQRIQSARSVRDASYSIWAGGLAAIFRNSFWAVSILAFFVMFPAIQDPGTYEFGWFRLGFDYMPAGLIGMLFAAVIAIHLSTISTHLNLGALYATRDLYHHYVNPKAGEPHLVRVGRISTLLLLIGSFVLALSMESITAWLIFALWLQAAGIWVPSILQVLWWRFNSWAYLASWIANLAMSWLVVFVLPALGVLPQLPDWANFWLLAILVGLVYFPVCFLTKPDDMDHLVEYYVQARPAGWWAPVRKEAIRRGLMTAEVSQRKDWFAQDWTPEEADDWTRHDVFAAILSAICYLLVAVGVAGALLMRMWGFVAILGAVVCAWLMFRIIDPKLKALSEAFELKQGGHLERVNRKQRWEEHA; this is encoded by the coding sequence ATCGTCCCGTTCGTGACGCTCGACTGGATCTGGACGGCGCTCTTCATCGCGTTGATGATCGTCTGCGGCGTCATTTTTTACCGCCTCGGCAAGCGCAGCGAATCCGACTTCTTCCTCGCCGGACGAGGTCTCCCCTGGTGGCTTCCCGCTACCTCGGTCTACGCCACCCATACCGCGACCGACACTCCTATGTGGATCGGTGGAACGATCTACCGCTGGGGGATGCGCGGCATCTGGTACCCGTTCTTCAGCGCATGGTGCGCCGTCTCTCCTTTCGTCTCGACCCGCATCTTCCGCCGCTCGCTCGCGATGAGCCAGGCCGAATGGCAGAGCCTCCGCTACTCCGGACTCGGCTCGCACCTGCTCCGCGGATGGCTCGCCGGATGGCAGACCTTCATGAACATGTTCGTGGTCGCCTGGGTCTCGGCCGCGATGGGGAAGGTCTGCACGTATCTCTTCGGCTGGCCGTCGTGGCTCGGAATCGTGTTCTTCACGACAATCTGCGCGATCTACGTCCTCGCCGCAGGCTACTGGGGCGTCGTGATGGCCGACTTCCAGCAGGGGCTGATCAGTTTCGCGGTGATCACGCTCGTCTCGCTGTGGGGGATCGCCGAGGCGGGCGGGCCGACCGCGATCGTCGACCGCCTCGCGACGCTCGGGGAAGGATGGCGAACTAACCCCTTCCACTTCGACGCCTTCTGGGGCCTCGACCCGGCGCAGTTCTACGCGCTCGACCTCATCACGCTCCTCTTCATGGCGCTTCTCGGCGGGCTCGGCATGGGGAACTTCATCGACTGGTACCCGGAGGCGCAGCGCATCCAGAGCGCGCGAAGCGTCCGCGACGCCTCCTACTCGATCTGGGCGGGCGGGCTCGCCGCGATCTTCCGCAATTCTTTCTGGGCAGTCTCAATCCTCGCGTTCTTCGTGATGTTTCCCGCGATCCAGGATCCCGGAACCTATGAATTCGGCTGGTTCCGGCTCGGATTCGACTACATGCCGGCGGGGCTGATCGGAATGCTCTTCGCGGCCGTCATCGCGATCCACCTCTCGACGATCTCCACGCATCTGAACCTCGGTGCGCTCTACGCGACCCGCGACCTCTATCATCACTACGTCAATCCGAAAGCGGGCGAGCCGCATCTGGTTCGCGTCGGACGGATCAGCACGCTGCTGCTGCTGATCGGAAGCTTCGTTCTCGCGCTCTCGATGGAGTCGATCACCGCCTGGCTGATCTTCGCGCTGTGGCTCCAGGCGGCGGGCATCTGGGTCCCGTCGATCCTCCAGGTTCTCTGGTGGCGGTTCAATTCGTGGGCGTACCTGGCGAGCTGGATCGCGAACCTGGCGATGAGCTGGCTCGTCGTCTTCGTCCTGCCGGCGCTCGGCGTTCTGCCGCAGCTCCCCGACTGGGCCAACTTCTGGCTGCTCGCGATCCTGGTCGGTCTCGTCTACTTCCCCGTCTGCTTCCTCACCAAACCGGACGACATGGACCATCTGGTCGAGTACTACGTGCAGGCGCGGCCTGCCGGGTGGTGGGCGCCGGTGCGGAAGGAAGCCATCCGCCGCGGGCTGATGACGGCCGAGGTTTCGCAGCGGAAGGACTGGTTCGCTCAGGACTGGACGCCCGAGGAGGCCGACGACTGGACGCGCCACGACGTCTTCGCGGCGATCCTGTCGGCGATCTGCTACCTTCTCGTCGCGGTCGGAGTTGCCGGCGCACTCCTGATGCGAATGTGGGGCTTCGTCGCGATCCTCGGCGCCGTCGTCTGTGCCTGGCTGATGTTCCGGATCATCGATCCGAAACTCAAGGCGCTGTCAGAGGCCTTCGAGCTCAAACAGGGCGGTCATCTCGAACGGGTGAATCGGAAGCAGCGGTGGGAGGAGCACGCATGA
- a CDS encoding 6-phosphofructokinase — protein MQKRKRIGILTGGGDVPGLNVVLKSFAATATEDGHEVLGLRRGWKSLLHLRPGDEHETGEWLVPLGTANTRTIDRSGGTVLHTTRFNPANVARGEVPEHLEGSLPEPNSAGRFDLTRHAMEAIERLRLDTVVVIGGDGTLTFGRRLDSEGVPVIGIPKTVDNDVFGTDYCVGFSTAVTRSVSFINDLRTTAGSHERLLVVELFGRYNGETCLLTAYLSGAHRAVIAEVPFDVERLYELIDQDRRSNPSGYAIVTVSEGAHPVGGERFEHGEADGAGNRRLGGAGEYVARYFEKRSGQRVIEQRLAYLMRSGPPDSFDQLVAKNYGRIAANLAHRGETGKLVASVGGLYAAVPIQKTGEGQRRVDVDRLYDADRFRPLLGAVIGEPMFHV, from the coding sequence TTGCAGAAGAGAAAACGAATCGGCATTCTGACCGGCGGCGGTGACGTACCGGGTCTGAACGTGGTCCTCAAGTCATTCGCCGCGACGGCGACCGAGGACGGCCACGAGGTTCTCGGATTACGTCGGGGTTGGAAATCCCTCCTCCATCTCCGTCCGGGCGACGAGCATGAGACAGGCGAGTGGCTCGTACCCCTCGGCACGGCGAATACACGCACGATCGACCGAAGCGGCGGGACGGTTCTCCACACGACGCGCTTCAACCCTGCCAACGTCGCCAGAGGCGAGGTGCCGGAGCATCTCGAGGGATCGCTTCCCGAACCGAATTCTGCCGGAAGGTTCGATCTGACACGCCATGCGATGGAAGCGATCGAGCGGCTCCGGCTCGATACCGTGGTCGTGATCGGCGGCGACGGCACGCTGACCTTCGGCCGCCGGCTCGACTCCGAAGGAGTTCCGGTGATCGGGATCCCGAAGACGGTCGACAACGACGTGTTCGGAACCGACTACTGCGTCGGCTTCTCGACGGCAGTGACCCGCTCGGTGAGCTTCATCAATGACCTTCGGACGACGGCGGGTTCCCACGAGCGGCTTCTCGTGGTCGAGCTCTTCGGGCGCTACAACGGCGAAACGTGTCTCCTGACAGCGTATCTCTCGGGCGCGCACCGGGCCGTGATCGCCGAGGTTCCGTTCGATGTCGAGCGGCTGTACGAGCTGATCGACCAGGATCGGAGGTCGAATCCGAGCGGCTATGCGATCGTAACCGTCTCCGAGGGCGCGCACCCGGTTGGTGGCGAACGATTCGAGCACGGCGAGGCGGACGGGGCCGGCAACCGCCGGCTCGGTGGCGCGGGCGAATACGTTGCTCGCTATTTCGAGAAACGGAGCGGTCAGCGTGTGATCGAGCAGCGGCTAGCCTATCTGATGCGCTCCGGCCCGCCCGACTCGTTCGACCAGCTCGTCGCCAAGAACTACGGCCGGATCGCGGCGAATCTCGCGCATCGGGGCGAGACCGGAAAACTGGTCGCGAGTGTCGGAGGGCTTTACGCCGCGGTGCCGATCCAGAAAACGGGAGAGGGACAGAGGCGGGTCGACGTCGACCGGCTGTACGACGCCGACCGGTTCCGCCCGCTGCTCGGCGCCGTCATCGGCGAGCCGATGTTCCACGTCTGA
- a CDS encoding redoxin family protein — protein MKRPGLIVLILLAAILGPLLVAQDQAVCAVCGPRDGSGFEPVEATATLDGKQYFFCSLECKVEFLRDPEAFLFDDEGTPAPPFRLQTYDGKEVELADFEGDVVLLDFWATYCPPCMKALPELQSLHQQNRGKGFSVVGITVDDRKELVAKATGRSGVTYPILQATPEVWNAYRVTALPSLILIGRNGTIIRRYVGEADKAAMIAEIERALEETVESAETR, from the coding sequence ATGAAACGCCCTGGCCTGATTGTCCTCATCCTTCTCGCCGCGATCCTCGGTCCGCTCCTCGTCGCTCAGGATCAGGCTGTATGCGCGGTGTGCGGACCGCGCGATGGCTCGGGATTCGAACCGGTCGAGGCGACCGCGACTCTCGACGGTAAGCAATACTTCTTCTGCAGTCTCGAGTGCAAGGTCGAGTTCCTGCGCGACCCCGAGGCATTCCTGTTCGATGACGAGGGTACCCCTGCTCCCCCCTTCCGATTGCAGACTTATGACGGAAAGGAGGTGGAGCTCGCGGATTTCGAAGGAGATGTCGTGCTGCTCGATTTCTGGGCGACGTACTGCCCGCCCTGCATGAAGGCACTCCCCGAGCTGCAGTCGCTCCACCAGCAGAACCGGGGAAAGGGATTCAGCGTGGTCGGTATCACGGTCGACGACCGTAAGGAGCTCGTCGCGAAGGCGACCGGCCGCTCCGGAGTCACGTATCCGATCCTCCAGGCCACCCCCGAGGTCTGGAACGCCTATCGTGTCACCGCACTCCCGTCACTCATTCTGATCGGACGGAACGGAACCATCATCCGCCGCTACGTTGGTGAGGCGGACAAGGCGGCGATGATCGCCGAGATCGAACGCGCTCTCGAGGAAACCGTCGAATCCGCGGAGACCCGATGA
- the cysK gene encoding cysteine synthase A: MIYSNILETIGYTPVVRINKLAPSGVEMYVKIEAFNPLGSVKDRLAIGIIEDAERKGELKKGQTVIEATSGNTGIALAMVCAAKGYPFVAVMADSFSVERRKLMKFLGAKVILTPAAERGSGMVKKAEELAKKHGWFLTRQFENEANPAYHRNTTGPEILRDFASKRLDYWVTGWGTGGTLTGAGQMLKAARPGIQIIVTEPAVASMLDGKEWASHPIQGWTPDFVPAVLDRDIYDRNVPVSNEEAINASRSLAKEEGIFCGISSGGTFAAALKIAKEAEKGSVILAMLPDTGERYLSTPLFEGITETSDDAQLP, encoded by the coding sequence ATGATCTACAGCAACATACTCGAGACGATCGGTTACACCCCGGTGGTTCGCATCAACAAGCTCGCGCCCTCCGGCGTCGAGATGTACGTCAAGATCGAAGCGTTCAATCCGCTCGGCTCGGTCAAGGACCGCCTCGCCATCGGCATCATCGAGGACGCCGAACGAAAGGGCGAGCTGAAGAAAGGACAGACCGTGATCGAGGCGACCTCAGGTAACACCGGGATCGCACTCGCGATGGTCTGCGCTGCGAAAGGCTACCCGTTCGTCGCGGTCATGGCCGACTCGTTCTCCGTCGAGCGCCGCAAACTGATGAAGTTCCTCGGAGCAAAGGTGATTCTGACGCCGGCGGCCGAGCGCGGATCCGGCATGGTGAAGAAAGCCGAGGAGCTCGCGAAGAAGCACGGCTGGTTTCTCACCCGCCAGTTCGAGAACGAAGCGAATCCCGCCTACCACCGCAACACCACCGGCCCGGAGATCCTCCGCGACTTCGCCTCGAAACGTCTCGACTACTGGGTGACTGGCTGGGGAACCGGAGGAACCCTCACTGGTGCCGGGCAGATGCTCAAGGCTGCTCGTCCCGGCATACAGATCATCGTGACCGAGCCCGCGGTTGCGAGCATGCTCGACGGAAAAGAATGGGCATCGCACCCGATCCAGGGATGGACTCCGGATTTCGTCCCGGCAGTACTCGATCGTGACATTTACGACCGGAACGTCCCCGTCAGCAATGAAGAGGCGATCAACGCCTCGCGATCGCTCGCGAAGGAGGAGGGGATCTTCTGCGGGATCTCGAGCGGCGGAACGTTCGCGGCGGCATTGAAGATCGCGAAGGAAGCGGAAAAGGGATCTGTTATCCTGGCGATGCTTCCCGACACCGGCGAGCGCTACCTCTCGACGCCGCTTTTCGAGGGGATCACCGAGACATCGGACGACGCGCAGTTGCCGTAG
- a CDS encoding DUF11 domain-containing protein, with the protein MRKLPLIATFATFLTLPLFAQVERPRLVLSATMTNPAPHHGEQVRLEVTVRNAGPGDIRNLSYNVELDGATFLGAIAEFHCSGAELASNVRCGVPSLEENTNVQHAFELRMSNSAAMYRAEGAIFTYTYGSSALEQATDELSFDLQGPISAAPSLSDVVVSQAFSPDPVALDSTVRLSTTVTNLGPDAAHDLAVAIDLPFLGSATALSGADCHFDERHFVCGNFGLLAGERREIFVDFATLGVPSSNVIRSYVTFADGTDPNGANNSSERGFHVGLADVGTVMLPLVVPKTGGVGGTRWVTETSAFLDGDTSAFLFPLSNSCPVPCPVIATKMLEPRLVAELQIPSSPDFPGYLLRYDRRRGDDLSFIHRVRETSRVNDSWGVDLPIVFEEDFLRGPIQILGVAGFDRYRRMLRIYQPDARPSTVTVRVYDGAFEEELAVEIRVVLRQPDTAFRFNGLPIRASYAQLSLDQIYQGIDDVRSVRVEIVPDSEDLRHWAFVSITDNITHEVRLAVPHQRPRSWSPVD; encoded by the coding sequence ATGCGCAAGCTCCCCCTGATCGCCACGTTCGCAACTTTTCTGACTCTTCCGCTCTTCGCGCAGGTCGAGCGTCCCAGACTCGTCTTGTCAGCGACGATGACCAACCCCGCGCCCCATCATGGAGAGCAGGTCCGGTTGGAAGTCACAGTCCGTAACGCGGGGCCGGGGGACATCCGCAACCTGAGCTACAACGTCGAGCTCGATGGCGCCACGTTTTTGGGAGCGATTGCTGAATTCCACTGTTCCGGAGCCGAGCTGGCTTCGAATGTTCGTTGCGGGGTTCCATCTCTCGAAGAAAATACGAACGTTCAACACGCCTTCGAGTTGAGAATGAGCAACAGCGCAGCGATGTACCGCGCCGAGGGGGCCATCTTCACGTATACGTATGGATCGAGCGCTTTGGAACAGGCCACGGATGAGCTGAGCTTCGATCTGCAGGGCCCCATTTCAGCTGCCCCGTCGCTCTCGGATGTCGTTGTCAGCCAGGCTTTCAGCCCGGATCCAGTCGCTCTGGACTCGACCGTGCGTTTGTCGACGACAGTCACAAACCTCGGTCCGGATGCTGCGCACGATCTCGCTGTCGCAATCGATCTTCCGTTTCTTGGGTCCGCGACCGCTCTGTCGGGAGCGGATTGCCATTTCGACGAGCGACACTTCGTTTGCGGAAACTTTGGTCTCCTCGCGGGTGAACGACGCGAGATCTTCGTCGACTTCGCTACGCTCGGTGTTCCCTCCTCGAATGTGATCAGGTCGTACGTGACTTTTGCAGACGGAACGGATCCGAATGGAGCGAACAACTCGAGCGAGCGCGGGTTCCATGTGGGGCTTGCCGACGTTGGAACGGTTATGTTGCCCCTCGTGGTGCCAAAAACGGGCGGCGTTGGGGGTACGAGGTGGGTCACCGAAACCTCGGCCTTTCTCGATGGGGACACGAGCGCGTTTCTCTTTCCGCTCTCCAACAGTTGCCCGGTCCCCTGCCCCGTCATTGCAACGAAGATGTTGGAACCTCGACTCGTAGCCGAGCTCCAGATTCCATCCTCGCCCGATTTTCCGGGATACCTTCTGAGGTACGATCGCCGGCGGGGGGACGACCTCTCGTTCATCCATCGCGTTCGCGAAACGTCGCGCGTGAACGATAGCTGGGGAGTCGATCTTCCTATAGTCTTCGAAGAGGACTTTCTACGAGGACCGATTCAGATTCTCGGCGTGGCGGGATTCGATCGATACAGGCGAATGCTCAGGATCTACCAGCCGGACGCGCGACCCTCAACCGTTACGGTCCGCGTTTACGATGGGGCGTTCGAGGAGGAGTTGGCGGTAGAGATCCGAGTTGTGCTTCGGCAACCGGATACGGCCTTCAGGTTCAATGGACTTCCGATCCGAGCGAGTTACGCGCAGCTCAGCCTCGACCAGATCTACCAGGGCATCGACGACGTCCGTTCGGTTCGAGTCGAGATCGTTCCGGACTCGGAGGATCTTCGGCACTGGGCCTTCGTCAGCATTACCGACAACATCACTCACGAGGTGCGTCTCGCAGTCCCGCATCAGCGACCCAGATCCTGGTCGCCGGTCGATTGA
- a CDS encoding alpha/beta hydrolase, whose amino-acid sequence MCSPIRPLLFLLITLLLVACTHVRQPGEVNQGVAVSEDGTRIAYDVRGSGEPALVFVHCWACDREFWREQANEFADDYTVVTLDLAGHGDSGRGRSNWTVTGLAADVEAVVDDLDLDRVILIGHSMGGPVSLAAAARMPGRVEGIVAVDTLHNVEMEMPEEQQERIVGAFANDFDATVEQFVPMLTRNADQALVAWMTERAKAADRTAVVELMKDFMTVDEAALLRAAGAPIRAINAAPHPPILAPTAIEINRKYADFDAVLIDEVGHYIQLERPEEFNTKLREVLESLSR is encoded by the coding sequence ATGTGCTCGCCAATTCGACCCCTCCTCTTTCTGCTGATAACGCTCCTCCTCGTTGCCTGCACGCACGTCCGCCAGCCGGGCGAGGTCAACCAGGGAGTCGCAGTCTCGGAGGACGGGACGAGAATCGCGTACGACGTGCGCGGCAGCGGCGAGCCGGCGCTCGTCTTCGTCCACTGCTGGGCCTGCGATCGTGAGTTCTGGCGTGAGCAGGCGAATGAATTCGCGGACGATTACACGGTGGTGACGCTCGACCTCGCGGGCCACGGCGACTCGGGGAGGGGGCGGAGCAACTGGACGGTCACCGGCCTCGCGGCCGACGTCGAAGCGGTCGTCGACGATCTCGATCTCGATCGCGTGATCCTGATCGGCCATTCGATGGGGGGTCCGGTCTCACTCGCGGCCGCCGCCCGGATGCCCGGCCGCGTCGAGGGAATCGTCGCCGTCGATACGCTCCACAATGTCGAAATGGAGATGCCGGAGGAACAGCAGGAGCGGATCGTCGGCGCCTTCGCGAACGACTTCGACGCGACAGTCGAGCAGTTCGTCCCGATGCTGACCCGGAACGCGGATCAGGCGCTCGTCGCATGGATGACCGAGCGCGCGAAGGCCGCCGACCGGACCGCCGTCGTCGAGCTGATGAAGGATTTCATGACCGTCGACGAGGCCGCGCTGCTGCGCGCCGCGGGAGCTCCGATCCGCGCGATCAACGCGGCGCCTCACCCGCCGATACTGGCACCCACCGCGATCGAGATCAACCGGAAGTACGCCGACTTCGATGCCGTCCTCATCGATGAAGTCGGTCACTACATTCAGCTCGAGCGCCCCGAGGAGTTCAACACGAAGCTCCGCGAGGTTCTCGAATCGCTGAGCCGCTGA
- a CDS encoding DinB family protein, giving the protein MIHVDLRRLFEHMWWADAEVLGALRRAVAAPARVLEIYAHVVGAELVWLDRIEGAEQSVAVWPEASLESCGALSERARLRYQSFLDGVRAEDLDRLIHYTNSAGRAFDTRLDDILVHVALHGMNHRGQVSILLRDAGAEPAPTDYIGWVRGAPAATRS; this is encoded by the coding sequence ATGATTCACGTCGATCTTCGTCGCCTCTTCGAGCACATGTGGTGGGCCGACGCGGAGGTGCTCGGCGCGCTGCGGCGGGCCGTCGCAGCTCCGGCGAGAGTGCTCGAGATTTACGCGCACGTCGTTGGTGCCGAGCTCGTCTGGCTGGACCGGATCGAGGGGGCGGAGCAGAGCGTCGCCGTGTGGCCGGAGGCATCACTGGAGAGCTGTGGGGCTCTTTCCGAGCGGGCGCGGCTGCGCTACCAGTCGTTCCTCGACGGCGTTCGTGCCGAGGACCTGGATCGGCTGATTCACTACACGAACAGCGCCGGGCGGGCGTTCGACACGCGGCTCGACGACATTCTCGTCCACGTCGCGCTGCACGGAATGAATCATCGGGGTCAGGTGAGCATCCTGCTCCGCGACGCAGGCGCCGAGCCCGCGCCCACCGATTACATCGGCTGGGTGCGAGGCGCTCCGGCCGCCACGCGTTCGTGA
- a CDS encoding Rho termination factor N-terminal domain-containing protein: protein MGKDHGPSIKDDEQYEALRREGMSKEKAARIANEGSRSSTGEKGGHATSYEDRTKEELYSKAEEVGIEGRSDMSKDELIRALRNH, encoded by the coding sequence ATGGGCAAGGATCATGGTCCGAGCATCAAAGACGACGAACAGTACGAAGCTCTCCGGCGTGAAGGAATGAGCAAAGAAAAGGCAGCCCGCATCGCCAACGAAGGATCGCGAAGCTCGACGGGGGAGAAGGGCGGCCACGCGACCAGCTACGAGGACCGCACGAAGGAGGAGCTCTACAGCAAGGCGGAGGAGGTTGGCATCGAGGGCCGCTCCGACATGAGCAAGGACGAGCTCATCCGCGCGCTCAGGAATCACTGA